Proteins from a single region of Punica granatum isolate Tunisia-2019 chromosome 8, ASM765513v2, whole genome shotgun sequence:
- the LOC116188962 gene encoding uncharacterized protein LOC116188962 isoform X2, with protein MDQTEADGTHGKAVDFHLDANIKEFYQKPKELVEVGFESFRGCGSSSSWPRKSGERIFSVYSTPSAYGFVPWSETREMDCISLGNIGDQIRAIDMKWKAVNFHPDIKIKEFYQEPKVLVEVGVETFRGYGSSSAGPSKSGERILSVYDSPSAYGFDPWSETREVDYMSWENIRDIAPYATSDSALDFPHRVGSTVSCNFLRNVDFPHANSNGPFLRGQSHTPLLPWNSDKDERDWLTTCAREEVTNDHSLSLNFQDIDHHHSIMGGYSGKNTFPALPPNDGSSTETCFHAGFKEDSAAFLKHTPITLSYFPSRFHLPEEWIHDLLLEVFSHQKTDEYKDDIFTERHNHQSGMISSAPHSVFGSDLGWKSLLPWDSSGEAQLIFDQALLFHQEENVISSSFYRKAGWEDFMEDTFRINSSGCPSQSIDLPYLNF; from the coding sequence ATGGACCAGACCGAAGCAGATGGCACGCATGGTAAAGCTGTTGACTTTCATTTGGATGCCAACATAAAAGAGTTTTATCAGAAGCCGAAAGAGCTCGTAGAAGTTGGATTTGAATCATTTCGAGGATGTGGTTCATCATCTTCTTGGCCTAGAAAATCTGGAGAAAGGATTTTCTCAGTTTACAGCACTCCGTCTGCTTATGGATTTGTTCCTTGGTCAGAAACGAGAGAAATGGACTGCATATCATTGGGAAATATCGGGGACCAGATCAGAGCAATTGATATGAAGTGGAAAGCTGTTAACTTTCATCCTGATATCAAGATAAAAGAGTTCTATCAGGAGCCAAAAGTGCTCGTAGAAGTCGGAGTTGAAACATTTCGGGGATATGGTTCATCCTCTGCTGGGCCAAGCAAATCTGGAGAAAGGATCCTCTCAGTTTACGACTCTCCATCTGCCTATGGATTTGATCCTTGGTCAGAAACGAGAGAAGTGGACTATATGTCATGGGAAAATATCAGGGATATAGCACCGTATGCCACAAGTGATTCTGCATTGGACTTTCCACATAGAGTGGGTAGCACTGTTTCTTGCAATTTTCTGAGGAACGTGGACTTTCCTCATGCAAATTCAAATGGGCCATTCCTCAGGGGACAGTCACACACTCCACTTCTGCCATGGAATTCTGACAAAGATGAAAGGGATTGGCTCACAACATGTGCACGTGAAGAGGTGACTAATGATCACTCTCTATCTCTCAATTTCCAGGACATTGATCATCATCATAGCATTATGGGAGGTTATTCTGGTAAAAACACATTCCCCGCATTGCCTCCGAATGACGGTTCTAGTACTGAAACATGTTTTCATGCGGGCTTTAAGGAAGATTCAGCTGCATTCCTCAAACATACTCCGATCACATTATCGTACTTTCCGAGCCGTTTTCATCTTCCTGAAGAGTGGATACATGACCTCTTATTGGAAGTGTTTTCTCATCAAAAAACAGATGAGTACAAGGATGATATTTTCACCGAGAGGCATAACCATCAATCTGGTATGATAAGCTCTGCACCTCATTCAGTTTTTGGATCTGATTTGGGATGGAAGTCCCTGCTTCCTTGGGATTCATCGGGTGAAGCCCAGTTAATTTTTGACCAAGCCCTTCTGTTTCATCAAGAAGAAAATGTCATTTCTTCATCCTTCTACAGGAAGGCAGGCTGGGAGGATTTCATGGAAGACACTTTCAGAATCAATTCTTCAGGCTGTCCCAGCCAAAGTATCGACTTACCATATTTGAACTTTTAA
- the LOC116189026 gene encoding probable indole-3-pyruvate monooxygenase YUCCA5, which translates to MENLFRFIDDHQDSSRRRCIWVNGPVIVGAGPSGLATAACLREQGVPFVVLERADCIASLWQKRTYHRLKLHLPKQFCQLPKLPFPEDYPEYPTRRQFIDYLESYAKHFNINPNFGECVQSARYDETSGLWRVRTTTSSGPEVEYICRWLLVATGENAECMVPEIEGLASFKGEVIHASDYTSGEKYSGKRVLVVGCGNSGMEVSLDLCNHNAYPSMVVRSSVHVLPREILGKSTFELAVFLMKWLPLWLVDKLLLILAWLVLGNIANYGIKRPSTGPLELKNTKGKTPVLDIGALEKIRSGKIKVIPTGIKRFVSPNRVELANGDQLEFDSVILATGYRSNVRSWLQESEFFNKNGFPKSPFPNGWKGSKGLYAVGFTRRGLSGASWDATRIAQDIGSVWKKETEQQKKTTSSIACHRRCISQQF; encoded by the exons ATGGAGAACTTGTTCCGGTTTATCGATGATCATCAGGATTCGTCGCGCCGCCGGTGCATCTGGGTCAATGGCCCCGTCATTGTCGGGGCGGGTCCCTCTGGCCTTGCCACAGCTGCATGCCTCAGGGAGCAGGGTGTGCCATTTGTCGTTCTCGAGAGGGCCGACTGCATTGCTTCGCTGTGGCAGAAGCGGACCTACCACCGCCTCAAGCTCCACCTTCCCAAGCAGTTCTGCCAGCTCCCGAAGCTCCCGTTCCCTGAGGACTATCCTGAGTACCCGACCAGGAGGCAGTTCATAGACTACCTCGAGTCCTACGCGAAGCACTTCAACATCAACCCAAACTTTGGCGAGTGCGTCCAGTCGGCACGTTATGATGAGACAAGTGGCCTGTGGCGGGTTAGGACCACCACCTCCTCAGGTCCCGAGGTCGAGTACATCTGCCGGTGGCTTCTGGTGGCCACAGGTGAGAATGCCGAGTGCATGGTGCCGGAAATCGAAGGCCTTGCCAGCTTCAAGGGTGAAGTCATCCACGCTTCCGACTACACGTCCGGAGAGAAATACTCCGGAAAGCGTGTCCTAGTGGTCGGGTGCGGGAACTCTGGGATGGAAGTCTCCCTCGACCTCTGCAACCACAATGCGTACCCATCGATGGTTGTTCGCTCCTCC GTCCATGTATTGCCAAGGGAAATCCTAGGAAAATCCACATTCGAGCTCGCCGTCTTCCTCATGAAGTGGCTTCCGCTTTGGCTGGTCGATAAGCTGCTCTTGATCCTTGCATGGTTAGTCCTTGGAAACATCGCGAACTACGGGATTAAGAGACCGTCTACAGGGCCACTCGAGCTCAAGAACACGAAAGGGAAGACTCCGGTGCTCGATATAGGTGCCTTGGAGAAGATCCGATCAGGAAAGATTAAGGTCATCCCAACTGGAATCAAGAGGTTCGTGTCACCAAACAGGGTTGAGCTCGCAAACGGGGACCAGCTCGAGTTCGACTCTGTCATTCTTGCCACTGGCTACAGGAGCAATGTGCGTTCCTGGCTACAAGAAAGCgagttttttaataaaaatggaTTCCCGAAATCACCATTCCCCAACGGATGGAAGGGAAGCAAGGGGCTGTACGCGGTCGGGTTCACGAGGAGAGGGCTGTCTGGTGCTTCCTGGGATGCCACGAGAATTGCTCAGGACATCGGCTCTGTCTGGAAAAAGGAAACTGAGCAGCAGAAGAAGACCACTTCTTCTATTGCCTGCCATAGAAGATGCATCTCCCAGcagttttaa
- the LOC116187262 gene encoding glutathione transferase GST 23-like, with translation MEEEGEDVKLLGAWPSPFSYRVLWGLKLKGISFQYEEEDLARKSSALLRYNPVHRKIPVLVHGEKPIAESTVILEYIEEAWPQKNDHPLLPQDPLERAEARFWTKFVEDKNPTFFRYFRSTGVDQEQATEEAKQVLKAIEDYAELQIGKEGKKFFGGGTIGITDLTLGWISWWLKAMEEAVGVKLLMETTDEAEEGPFPNLSRWMKNFREDPVIRDNLPDFDDLVLYFKRLRHNFIATSD, from the exons atggaggaagaaggagaagatgtGAAGCTGCTTGGAGCTTGGCCCAGCCCCTTCAGCTACAGGGTCCTATGGGGGCTGAAGCTCAAAGGGATCAGCTTCCAGTACGAGGAAGAAGACCTCGCGCGCAAGAGCAGTGCCCTTTTACGGTACAATCCAGTCCATAGGAAGATCCCCGTGCTTGTCCATGGTGAGAAGCCGATTGCTGAGTCGACCGTGATTCTCGAGTACATCGAGGAGGCCTGGCCTCAGAAGAATGATCATCCCCTGCTCCCCCAGGACCCCCTCGAGAGGGCCGAGGCCCGGTTCTGGACCAAGTTTGTAGAGGATAAG AACCCAACCTTCTTCAGGTATTTCCGTAGCACGGGAGTCGATCAGGAGCAGGCAACCGAAGAAGCAAAGCAGGTCCTGAAGGCCATTGAAGATTATGCCGAGCTCCAGATCGGGAAGGAGGGCAAGAAATTTTTCGGAGGAGGAACAATCGGGATCACAGACCTGACGCTGGGATGGATCTCATGGTGGCTGAAGGCCATGGAGGAAGCTGTCGGCGTGAAACTCTTAATGGAAACAACAGATGAAGCCGAGGAAGGTCCTTTCCCTAACTTGAGCAGGTGGATGAAGAACTTCAGGGAGGACCCTGTGATCAGAGACAACCTACCTGATTTTGATGACTTGGTCCTCTATTTCAAACGGCTCCGGCACAACTTCATTGCGACATCGGATTAA
- the LOC116188962 gene encoding uncharacterized protein LOC116188962 isoform X1: MLLKLNSFVYPVDASLDKSDLTHAPRVLPSIFVKQKSLDDCSNASEMRGAQCTLDVFSRKRENLLQWLRSTLSPEINELRSKRFDFLSLLLSRLFGTGDEDKISKTLNMDQTEADGTHGKAVDFHLDANIKEFYQKPKELVEVGFESFRGCGSSSSWPRKSGERIFSVYSTPSAYGFVPWSETREMDCISLGNIGDQIRAIDMKWKAVNFHPDIKIKEFYQEPKVLVEVGVETFRGYGSSSAGPSKSGERILSVYDSPSAYGFDPWSETREVDYMSWENIRDIAPYATSDSALDFPHRVGSTVSCNFLRNVDFPHANSNGPFLRGQSHTPLLPWNSDKDERDWLTTCAREEVTNDHSLSLNFQDIDHHHSIMGGYSGKNTFPALPPNDGSSTETCFHAGFKEDSAAFLKHTPITLSYFPSRFHLPEEWIHDLLLEVFSHQKTDEYKDDIFTERHNHQSGMISSAPHSVFGSDLGWKSLLPWDSSGEAQLIFDQALLFHQEENVISSSFYRKAGWEDFMEDTFRINSSGCPSQSIDLPYLNF, translated from the exons atgcttttgaaattgaattCCTTTGTCTACCCAGTTGATGCCTCATTGGATAAATCAG ATTTGACTCATGCTCCCAGAGTCTTGCCAAGTATTTTTGTCAAGCAGAAAAGTTTGGATGATTGCAGTAATGCTTCAGAAATGAGGG GGGCTCAGTGTACTCTGGATGTCTTTTccagaaagagagaaaatctGCTTCAATGGTTGAGGAGTACTTTATCTCCTGAAATCAATGAGCTTCGTTCAAAAAG GTTTGATTTCCTGTCTTTACTCCTAAGTCGATTGTTTGGGACAGGGGATGAGGACAAG ATCAGCAAGACTCTCAATATGGACCAGACCGAAGCAGATGGCACGCATGGTAAAGCTGTTGACTTTCATTTGGATGCCAACATAAAAGAGTTTTATCAGAAGCCGAAAGAGCTCGTAGAAGTTGGATTTGAATCATTTCGAGGATGTGGTTCATCATCTTCTTGGCCTAGAAAATCTGGAGAAAGGATTTTCTCAGTTTACAGCACTCCGTCTGCTTATGGATTTGTTCCTTGGTCAGAAACGAGAGAAATGGACTGCATATCATTGGGAAATATCGGGGACCAGATCAGAGCAATTGATATGAAGTGGAAAGCTGTTAACTTTCATCCTGATATCAAGATAAAAGAGTTCTATCAGGAGCCAAAAGTGCTCGTAGAAGTCGGAGTTGAAACATTTCGGGGATATGGTTCATCCTCTGCTGGGCCAAGCAAATCTGGAGAAAGGATCCTCTCAGTTTACGACTCTCCATCTGCCTATGGATTTGATCCTTGGTCAGAAACGAGAGAAGTGGACTATATGTCATGGGAAAATATCAGGGATATAGCACCGTATGCCACAAGTGATTCTGCATTGGACTTTCCACATAGAGTGGGTAGCACTGTTTCTTGCAATTTTCTGAGGAACGTGGACTTTCCTCATGCAAATTCAAATGGGCCATTCCTCAGGGGACAGTCACACACTCCACTTCTGCCATGGAATTCTGACAAAGATGAAAGGGATTGGCTCACAACATGTGCACGTGAAGAGGTGACTAATGATCACTCTCTATCTCTCAATTTCCAGGACATTGATCATCATCATAGCATTATGGGAGGTTATTCTGGTAAAAACACATTCCCCGCATTGCCTCCGAATGACGGTTCTAGTACTGAAACATGTTTTCATGCGGGCTTTAAGGAAGATTCAGCTGCATTCCTCAAACATACTCCGATCACATTATCGTACTTTCCGAGCCGTTTTCATCTTCCTGAAGAGTGGATACATGACCTCTTATTGGAAGTGTTTTCTCATCAAAAAACAGATGAGTACAAGGATGATATTTTCACCGAGAGGCATAACCATCAATCTGGTATGATAAGCTCTGCACCTCATTCAGTTTTTGGATCTGATTTGGGATGGAAGTCCCTGCTTCCTTGGGATTCATCGGGTGAAGCCCAGTTAATTTTTGACCAAGCCCTTCTGTTTCATCAAGAAGAAAATGTCATTTCTTCATCCTTCTACAGGAAGGCAGGCTGGGAGGATTTCATGGAAGACACTTTCAGAATCAATTCTTCAGGCTGTCCCAGCCAAAGTATCGACTTACCATATTTGAACTTTTAA